In Arthrobacter sp. MN05-02, the genomic stretch CGCGCTCGGGAGCGAGGTCGCCCACGCGCGGCGACCAGCGGGCCAGTCCGGCCGGCAGGAGGTCCCGACGCCCCGCGGGGACGTCGAGGACCCGGCACAGGTCGTCCATCACCTCCGATCCCGCGGTGATCTCTCGGCGGGCGATGCGCAGCGCGTCGACAGGCCCGACGACGGACACGAGCCCCAGGCCGAGCGTGTCCGACGGTTCGAACAACCTCGAGAGCGCCGCCCGGGCCAGAGCGGTCCCGGTGATCGACGCCGTCACGCCGCACTCTCCTGCAGCCGGAAACCGAGCGCGGTGACCACGTCGTCGGCGTCGGGCCGGAGCCGGCCGGCGAGATCGGCTATCGTCCAGGCGACGCGCAGGACCCTGTCCCAGCCACGCGCGCTGACCAGGTTCCGATCCAGGGCCTTGTCGAGGGACGCTGTGACGGTGCGTGGGAGGGCGAGCTCACCGCGCAGGACCCTGCCCTGCACTTCCGCGTTCGTCGCGTAGTTCCAGGGCCGGAGCCGTTCGCGCTGGGCGCCCCGCGCGGCGGCGACACGAAGGGCGACAGCGGCCGATGCTTCGGGACTCGCGCCGCCGACGTAATCGGCAAGACCGACCCGCTGGACCGCCAGTTGCAGGTCGACGCGGTCGAGCAACGGCCCGGAGAGCCGGTTGAAGTACCGCCGGCGTTGCTGCGCCGTGCAGAGGCAGTCGATCCCCTTGCCGCCGGCGAGGCCACAGGGACAGGGGTTGAGCGCCAGGACGAGTTGGAACCTCGCGGGATACGACGCGGTCCCCGAGGCCCGGTGCAGGACCAGGCGACCACTCTCCAGCGGCTCACGCAGAGCCTCGAGCACGCGGCGCTCGTACTCGGGGGCCTCGTCGAGGAACAGGATGCCCCGATGTGCCCTGGACGCCGCACCCGGCCGGGGGATCCCGCTGCCGCCGCCGATGATCGAGGCAGGAGTCGCGGTATGGTGCGGGCTCTCGAAGGGCGGCTGCCGGACCAGCTCGGTGCAGTACCGGTCTCCGCTCAGGCTGTGGATCGCGGTCACCTCCATCGCGTGATCGTCGTCGAGGTCCGGAAGGATCCCCGGCAGCCGCTCCGCCAGCATCGTCTTACCGGCTCCGGGCGGTCCGATCATGAGGAGGTGATGGGCGCCCGCTGCCGCGATCTCGAGCGCGTACCTCGCCTCGTACTGGCCGGCGATGTCGGACAGGTCGAGAGCCGGAGGTCCCTGACCGACGGACGCCGGCTGTTCCTGCCGGATTCCCGGGTCGGGCAGTCTCACCTGGGCCGCATCCGCACCGAAGGCAAGGGCCACCTCGGCCAGAGTCCTGAAGGAGCGCACCTCCACGGAGGCGACCAGTGCGGCCTCGGCCGCGTTCTCCTCGGCGACCACCACCCGCGTGTGTCCCGCGCCCGCGGCGGCCATCACGGCGGGCAGCACGCCGCGCACCGGTCGGAGCTGTCCGTCGAGTCCCAGTTCGGCGAGGAAGACGGTCGAGCCAGAGCTCCCGACGTCACCGGCCGCCGCGAGCGCGGACATGACGATCGCGAGATCGAAGGCGGAGCCGCGTTTGGGCAGCGACGCCGGGATGAGGTTCACGGTGATCTTCCGGCGGCTCAGAGGGACTCCCGCGTTCCGGGCTGCCGCGCGGATACGGTCCTTGGCCTCATTGAGGGATGCGTCCGGCAGGCCGAGCAGGACGAAGGCGGGCAGGGTCTGCCCGATGTCCGCCTCCACCTCGATGACGTGTCCGTTCATACCGACCAGCGACACCGCGTACGTCCGGCCGAGCGCCATCAGATGACCGCCCGCACGTGCTCGATGCGCGGCGGGCCGGAACCGTCGTCCAGTACGCCGACGGCGTCGATCCGGAAGCCGCTGAACCGCAGGTCGTGGGCCCGGGCCCACCTGGACGCGAGCCGGTACAGGCGCTCGAGCTTGCTCGCCGTGATCGCCTCCAGCGGCTGTCCGAAGTCGTCGGAGCTCCGCGTCTTCACCTCGACGATCACGAGCGTGGATCCGTCGACCGCGACGAGGTCGATCTCCCCCACCGGGCACCGCCAGTTCCGGTCGACGATCCTCAGGCCCGCCTGCTCGAGGAAGACCGCCGCCGTCGCTTCCCCGCGACGCCCGAGTTGATCCTTTGCCACCATGGCTTCCACCTCCTCCCCCAGCCTCGGGGAAGCGGTGGACCCATACCGGGGCGGGAGGGGCTATGTGGACAACGGGCGTGGTCCCGGCGCCGGGAGCCACGGGAAGATAGCTGTGGCAGAGGGTGCCCTGCCCTCGTACCGTGGACGGAGAAGCGACGACGTCGATCCGGCGTCGACCCGGAGGGAGTACGGAGGACACCGTGTCAGAATCGAGCGACATCCTGCCAGGCGGATCCGAGGCGGACCTGCAGGAACAGCGAGCGCCCGTACGAGCCGGCGCCGGCGCGGATCGCGCCGGGACGGGGACAGGCGGCTCGGAGGCGGACCTCCAGGAACAGGGAGTACCCGCCGAGTCGGGCGACGATGCCTCCGGAGGCGGCATCGCCGGTGAGGGCACCGGCGGGTCGGAGGCCGACCGGCTCGAACAGGCAGCCGACGTCCCGCTGGACGGTGAGGACGCCTTCCCCTACGGCGGAGCGGACGACGACCCGACCGCGTGAGCGGCCGGGGCCCCGGTCAGCCCAGCGTGCCGTCCTTGGGCAGCGCGATGTCGTCGGACTTGGAGAGCTCCTCGACGTTGACATCCTTGAACGTGATGACGCGGACGTTCTTGACGAACCGCGCGGAACGGTACACGTCCCACACCCAGGCGTCCTGCAGCGTCAGGTCGAAGTAGACCTCGCCGTCGGCCGAGCGCGCCTGCAGGTCGACGTGGTTGGCCAGGTAGAACCGGCGCTCGGTCTCCACGACATAGCTGAACAGCCCGACGACGTCCCGGTACTCGCGGTAGAGCTGCAGCTCCATGTCGGTTTCGTAGTTCTCAAGATCCTCGGCACTCATTCGACAATCATCCCCCACTTTCGACGCGGAGCATGCCGGGCCCCGCCAGGGTTCCCAGGCGCCACGTCTTCCGGTGATACTCGCTTGCCCCGACGGCGTCGATGGCCGCGCGGTGGCCCTCGGTGGCGTACCCCTTGTTCCCGTCCCAGCCGAATGCGGGGTGGTCGGCCGCGAGGGCCACCATCAGGGCATCGCGCTCCACCTTCGCCAGCACGCTCGCCGCAGCGACGCTCAGGCACTTCAGGTCGGCCTTGATCCTCGTGTGGACGGGCGCCGTGCAGCCGATCGCCTCGACCGGTGCCGTTCCGCCGCCCGTGTCGAACAGCGCCCCCTGGGACCGGGCGGACAGCCAGTCGTGGTTGCCGTCGAGGATGACGGCGTCGGGCGTGACGACGTCCGTCACCGTCGCCCAGGCGCGGCTGCCCGCGGCGCGCAGGGCGGTCATCAGTCCGAACGCGTCGATCTCGGCCGCTGTCGCGTGCCCGACGGCTGAGGCGACGGACCAGCGGCGGATACGCGGAACCAGCGCCTGGCGCTCGGCGGGCTGGAGCAGCTTGCTGTCGCGGACTCCCCGCAGGCCGGTGGCCGCAACCAGATCGACGACGACGATGCCGACGGACACGGGGCCGGCCAGCGCTCCCCTGCCCACTTCGTCGCACCCCGCGATGTAACGGT encodes the following:
- a CDS encoding UPF0102 protein, whose translation is MVAKDQLGRRGEATAAVFLEQAGLRIVDRNWRCPVGEIDLVAVDGSTLVIVEVKTRSSDDFGQPLEAITASKLERLYRLASRWARAHDLRFSGFRIDAVGVLDDGSGPPRIEHVRAVI
- a CDS encoding ribonuclease, with the translated sequence MTPSRTKRSSAPNLGFEKSFAADGHRYIAGCDEVGRGALAGPVSVGIVVVDLVAATGLRGVRDSKLLQPAERQALVPRIRRWSVASAVGHATAAEIDAFGLMTALRAAGSRAWATVTDVVTPDAVILDGNHDWLSARSQGALFDTGGGTAPVEAIGCTAPVHTRIKADLKCLSVAAASVLAKVERDALMVALAADHPAFGWDGNKGYATEGHRAAIDAVGASEYHRKTWRLGTLAGPGMLRVESGG